A DNA window from Macaca fascicularis isolate 582-1 chromosome 18, T2T-MFA8v1.1 contains the following coding sequences:
- the DYNAP gene encoding dynactin-associated protein isoform X1 — MDRKHGKYILNVEHSENQRPTTCPNDQEAHSSIRWCPPSNDITSDVSPNLTGVCMSPGVLAHSRCLQSESGNTQVKEHCCNDWSMWKVFLACLLACVIMTAIGVLIVCLVNNKGSANSSIVIQLSTNNGECVTVKPGTPSPACPPTMTTTSTVPASTATETTTSTATTATTSTEPTSAAAANQL; from the exons CCAACCACATGTCCAAATGACCAAGAGGCTCACAGTTCCATACGCTGGTGTCCACCTTCAAATGATATAACCAGTGATGTCTCTCCTAACTTAACTGGGGTCTGCATGAGCCCAGGGGTCCTTGCACATTCAAGATGTCTACAATCAGAATCCGGTAACACACAG GTAAAAGAGCATTGCTGCAATGACTGGTCTATGTGGAAAGTCTTCCTGGCTTGTCTCTTAGCCTGTGTGATAATGACAGCAATTGGAGTACTTATAGTATGCTTGGTGAATAACAAAGGATCTGCCAATTCCTCCATTGTTATCCAACTATCCACAAACAATGGAGAGTGTGTGACTGTCAAACCTGGAACACCCTCTCCTGCTTGTCCACCTACAATGACCACCACTTCGACTGTACCTGCAAGTACAGCCACTGAAACTACAACTTCAACAGCTACAACTGCCACCACTTCCACAGAACCTACATCTGCTGCAGCTGCCAATCAATTATGA